ACACAATGAGAATTACTGTATATGCCCATCATAGACAGGCATGTTGAATTCTGTATGTCAAAGTGTTCAAAGTGACAGTGTCCGTTGTGATCTACCAGGGCCGCCAGAGGGCACTCTTCACCGGGGTCGCCTCTTTGACGGGGGTCTGATGCACTGGAGAATTCTGCGCAGCTTGGAAATGGTTCAGTAGTTTTCTCTGGGTTTCTGTCTTCATTTCATCCCGGGAAAGGAAGCGCACGATTTCTTGCACACACCTGGAGTAGCCTTCGTTTCCCGTCGCTGGCCGGGCGGAGGCGCTCTGTCTCAGGTAGCAGACGGTCATTTCCAGGATGTCCGCTTTCTCCAGTTTGGAATCGGGCTGCTGCTTCACGAATTCTTTTCCCAGTAACGTCTTGAGCTGCTCGATGCTGCTGTTGATACGATCTCTGCGCATCTTTTCAACCACCGGTTTTCTCAACTGTGAAAAAGAACAAGGTACAAATTCGATTAATAACCTGGTCGTGAGGGAATAACAACCGAagttttgaaaacacaaaatatgaaaaaaaataatcatatgtgCTCATTTAGTCTCAACTTACCTTGTTTGTCATTGCCACGTGTCCCTGTGAGTATCGCATAGCTGCAGTGATTGTAGGTGCCATTGCTG
The Polyodon spathula isolate WHYD16114869_AA unplaced genomic scaffold, ASM1765450v1 scaffolds_3755, whole genome shotgun sequence DNA segment above includes these coding regions:
- the LOC121312261 gene encoding transcription factor HES-5-like, producing the protein MAPTITAAMRYSQGHVAMTNKLRKPVVEKMRRDRINSSIEQLKTLLGKEFVKQQPDSKLEKADILEMTVCYLRQSASARPATGNEGYSRCVQEIVRFLSRDEMKTETQRKLLNHFQAAQNSPVHQTPVKEATPVKSALWRPW